In Podarcis muralis chromosome 14, rPodMur119.hap1.1, whole genome shotgun sequence, one genomic interval encodes:
- the CIMAP1C gene encoding protein CIMAP1C, whose translation MLTSRAKGAAQPVSCLSGISKHPARVPAIKKQYASISAKYKGPGPGKYGRQPLTGIKDHDFTKYAEPAYTMRVKSSERLISITESPGPCYYVDPSISRLGIWRPVSFRMVQERKRPFISCTPAPNEYYVEKIHPLEESNAPAYTMGLRTHYWVSSPNPAPNQYTLPQTLGPKLPVKPAAPCLSMASSASVWGYAKDLVRGPGPAMYTIPEPDVYLCHQPSYSISQRFASSSKNYTPGPPDYNAELVTTNKPRAPRFSLGIRHSEYSHGTPPVCLLKE comes from the exons ATGCTGACTTCCAGAGCCAAAGGTGCAGCTCAGCCTGTTAGTTGCCTTTCTGGTATCTCTAAGCATCCAGCCAGAGTGCCGGCCATCAAGAAGCAGTATGCATCCATCAGTGCCAAGTATAAAG GGCCAGGACCTGGGAAGTATGGTAGGCAGCCTCTCACTGGCATTAAGGACCATGACTTCACCAAGTATGCTGAGCCAGCCTACACAATGCGTGTGAAATCCAGTGAAAGAT TGATCTCGATCACGGAGAGTCCTGGGCCCTGCTACTATGTGGACCCAAGCATTTCCCGTCTAGGGATATGGAGACCAGTTTCATTCCGCATGGTGCAAGAGAGAAAGCGGCCAT TTATATCTTGTACGCCTGCCCCAAATGAGTACTACGTGGAGAAGATACACCCACTTGAAGAGTCGAATGCACCAGCGTACACTATGGGCCTTCGAACGCACTACTGGGTGAGCAGCCCAAACCCAGCACCCAACCAATACACCCTTCCACAGACACTGGGTCCAAAGCTGCCTGTCAAACCTGCAGCTCCCTGCCTCTCAATGGCATCCAGTGCCTCTGTGTGGGGCTATGCTAAAGACCTGGTGAGAGGGCCTGGCCCGGCAATGTATACCATACCTGAACCAGATGTTTACCTGTGCCACCAGCCATCCTACAGCATCTCCCAAAGGTTTGCTTCCTCCAGCAAGAACTATACACCAGGACCCCCTGACTACAATGCGGAGCTGGTCACCACCAACAAACCCAGAGCCCCACGGTTCAGTCTTGGGATTCGTCACTCTGAGTATTCTCATGGCACACCTCCAGTTTGTTTACTCAAAGAGTGA